The sequence gagacgaaggttgaaagtcatgtgtcctccgacacaacacagcgcgcatccaacccggaagcctggcaaccttggttagcgtgcactgcgcccggcccgccacaggagtcgctggtgcacgatgagacaaggatatccctaccggccaaaccctccctaacacggacgacgctatgccaattgtgcgtcgccgcACGGACCttccggtcacggccggttacgacagagcctgggcgcgaacccagagtctctggtggcacagctggcgctgcagtacagcgcccttaaccactgcgccacccaggaggcccgtGGTTGTAAAAATCATTTAATTTGGTTGTTATTCCATTAGTTTACCTTGAGGCAGATGCCCCAGGGGCTGAGCGACCCACACATTGAATATGGACGTTTTAAATGTTAGAACAATCACCGGTAAAACCTTTCTCATGAATGACCTCATTACTGAGCGCAAAGTTGATTGCATGTTTTTCACTGAAACATGACTGTGTAGTCAGACTGTAGTGCCGCTCTTATTGAAACCTACCCCCAGACTGCAGCTTTTCATACTCTATCAGAAAAGGGAAAAGGGTAGGGGGACAGCTTCTAATTTTACTAATGCTCTCAGTTGTAAGGACATTTCGTTTGGTGACTTTGGGTCTTTTGAGCATCTTGCtacactgtttaaatgtcagccaccagtgcTGGCTATAACCCTGTATAGGCCACCAAAGCACTGCCCCACTTTCTTTACTGATTTATCTGAACTATTGTCTATTGTCCTTGAGAACTATGATAAAATCATTGTGTTGGGTGATGTTAATATTCATGTTGACAAAGAGACTGACTCCAAGGCCTGTCTGTATTGAATGTATTAATATTTTGAGCTCTAATCttttcatattttattttcatagttgtttaaatatttttttcccctgtAAAGCACATTGCTTTGCATACCATGTCttaaatgtgctgtataaatacaGCTTGATTTCATTTGACCTAGGATCAGGGCACTATCCACAAAGCATatcagaggaggagtgctgaCCTAGGATCAGGGCACTATCCACAAAGCATatcagaggaggagtgctgaCCTAGGATCAGGGCACTATCCACAAAGCATatcagaggaggagtgctgaCCTAGGATCAGGGCACTATCCACAAAGCATatcagaggaggagtgctgatctaggatcagggcaCTATCCACAAAGCATatcagaggaggagtgctgatctaggatcagtttagccttttagatcataatgaataagattaaatGGACAGATGGGACTTGGTAAAACCTAAACCTGCACTCCTaatctgagatgctttgtggatatgggccctggtcccactagtccatataatcttatacattatgatctaaaaggctgaactgatcctagatcagcactcctactttaTGACACCTACAACCCCTGGTTAAGGCTACTTCCTCTCTACCCAACCACCCCAACATTGCATGAAAGCATGCATGAGAATGGAGCATGATGGGCAGGTAGGTAGGCACTTCCTCTGTGGTTGGTGGTGTGGCATTTAAAATTAGCAATTTGAGCAGATACAGTATTTGCACATTCTCTTTTCTAATAAGGTAATAGTCTCATAAGGCCATCCTTGGCTAATAAGATGATAGCTGTCGGAAAAGGCCATTGTGTAGCATGCTACGCAGCATGTGTACTGCATAGACAGTGTGCAGCACATACTGTACCCAGCACAACAGTACAACAGACATCACTGATAAGCcaagggtgggcctgggagggtataggcccacccactggggagccaggcccagccaatcagaatgagtttttctcaacaaaagggctttattacagacagaaatactcctcagtcaCTTGTCcgggtgactggtctcagacgatcccgccgGTGAAGAAGCTGGAAGTGGAGGCccagggctggcgtggttacacgcggtctgcagttgtgaggccggttggatgtaatGCCAAATTCTAcaaaatgatgttggaggtggcatacggtagagaaattaacattcaattatcttgcAACAGCTCttctggacattcctgcagtcagcatgccaattgcacactccctcaaaacttgagacatctgtggctttgtgttgtgttacaaaactgcacattttagaatgactttctattgtccccagcacaaggtgcacctgtgtaatgatcatgctgtttaatccatttcttgatatgccacacctgtcaggtggacggattatcttggcaaaggagaaatgatcactaacagggaagtaaacacatttgtgcccagaatctgagagaaataagctttttgtgtgtattgaacatttctgggatcttttatttcagctcatgaaacatgggtccaacattttacatgttgtgtttatatttttattcagtatatgtccattttcagaaatgttggtaaattaacTTGAATTGTTTAAAGAACTTGTAAAAGAGATTGGTGGGTTTTTCcgctatctaatcatggcatgggcttATTCAATGACAGTCATGTCTGTGTTTTTGGACAGCAACACTTTCTCATTGTGAAGAGAACAGCATTTGCTTGCTGGTGTGCTGAGAAACGTGCTGGCTGTTCTAGCTTCCTTTTTTTGTGAGGGACATGCATCTTTCCAAACTTTTGGTTTTCAGTGTGGATAAATTAAAACTCCTTGTTTGGATAAATTGTTCATGCTTTGGAAAAACTATGTTGATAATATTGTTTCTATTACATTAACGGGTGACAGGCATGTAATTCTGTTGTTGTGAATCAACTTAATTCTTCCAAGGTTTCATTTCTGATTGACTTTCTTGATTAATTTAAACTACTGTACGTACATATTGTAGCTATACTTACAGTACTGTGCTGTGCACAATAGTTGTGCTGTACTACAGTGCAGTGGATTCGTAAATGTATTCATCCAGCCCTACAGATGGCAATGTCGCAAAAGAGGACTACAACCTAATTTTCCACTGAAGGGGGGGATTCTTTCTTGAAGTGAACACATAGGCAATTGATAAGTTGTAAAGGTACTGGGAAAGAAAACCGTTAGCTCAGGGGCGAAATTGCTTTTATAATAACGATTCCAACAGTTGATTTGCGTCGCTACATCCTTCATTGCAACGAAAGCGGTTAAGTTCGGCGTGTTCTCTACGCCAGTTGTTTAGTGGGAGGAAAATGCCATCTTTTTCATGGAGGTAGGAACACATTGTGCTGATGCGGTCGCCTCTTAATTTTCCTTTGAAAATGCATTCAATTTAAACCCAACGTAAAGTATTATTTTGTTGATTTGACACAGCAAACTGCTAGTTGTCAATGTGAGCGTGCCTTTGTAAACAACAGTCGGACTGTGCACGCGACGTTTTGTTTTCAGGAAGATTGCAACATTGTACTTAGTTTCtagagctaacgttagctgttaTGACAACAGTTTAACTAGTTACTTACGTCCAAATGAATAAATGCAGAATAAAGACCCTTGCTGTGGCCATTGACATGATGTAGGTCTAGTCATGTAACTGTTCGCGCGTTTCAGCTTTTAGTCCATTCCTTTGGGTTGAGTAAATAGTCGTATGTGGttgctgttactgtatattattacaATGGAGACAGTTCAGCTTTTCATGGACAAGCCTGTGTAATGTAGTCCATCCCTGTCAAGTCTGTGAAAAACAACATGTAAACGCCAAGGCGTTTATGGGTCCGTGCTGATATCTTAGTCTCAAGTCATACAAGTGTGTATTCTAACCATTACAATAATTAGGCTAACTGTTGCAGAGTACCTACTTTATATAAAAGCAACAAGGCCCTCTTTGCAATTGTGTAACAGTCAAATATGAACCATGTGATAAGTAGATGAAATCCCGGCAACTGTGGCACGATTTGGCCTACTGTCCATTCCAGTAGCCCAAATGTGGCCATTTTTCAGTCTCTGCTCTGATGTGAACAGCTTCGGCCTGCAGGTTGGTTGGTTAAAGTGCAGAGAGGACTGCATTCCTGCGTATAGTGAGCTGCTTGTTCACAGCCCAGGTTGCACTGGGAGAAGCTGCAGTGGCCTGGGGTAGAGGTGCACACAAAGAGCCTCTGTCTGTCAAGCAGAGAAGTATCCAGGCAGGCTGGGAACACACCTTTCACACAGCCTGATTAGGTTACAAtctcccccccaacacacacacacatacatactactAACCTACCTACACCCATCCCTTGTGTATCTGTGGAAAAGGATGCTAGTGTACAGGATTCGAGAACATGACAGGTGGAAACTGGTCTTGCCACCTCGACCAGTAGGGGGCTGTTGTATGAAAAGGGATGGATGGTCTCTTCTCTTGACTCAATGGGTTTTTTGTGCTTTAAATGACAGTGTCCCACCTTCCAATATTAATACAAGTTTGGATATCTCATCAGAGATGAGTCTGCAGTATTTCAATCCATCACTTTAAAAATGTGGGGAAAACATGCTGCTTCAATGGCTACGTAACTTACCTGCCATGTCTCTGGTACtaatccttgtgtgtgtgtgtgcacgcgctgAAGGCTTTGGCTTGGCCTGGTTCTGATCCTCCCATCTTCGCTGGCGGCGGACGAAGTGTCGTCGCTGCTGCAGGACTGGCATGACGTGTGGCTGTTCCGCTTCTTCCTCAACGTGCTGGGCtataccaccatcatcatcccaGGCTACTTCCTCATCACCTACTTGAAGAGGATCAACTACCTCCAAACAGGTGTGGATGATCTACAAACTGGTGATTACACACACGTTGCACTTATACGCTGACATACACGCAGACCCATACACACACAGGCCTACACCCTTTCTTCACATGACTAACACCTACCTATCTATCCGGTATGACTTAGTGTCCTTCAAGTTGCAAATCCCATGTTCTCTCTGTTGACATAACATAATCAGTATGTTGAATTGGATGGATCAGTGAATGGTTGATGTGTTCTGGACCTTGTTTATTCCCCTCCTCCCAGGCCGAGGCATTTTCTATCCTGTCATAAAGGCCTGTGTGTTTGGAAGTGAAACGAAGACAGGTCTCCTAGACGATGTGTCGCTAGCTCCCAGAAATGATGCGGACTCGGGCTCGTCGGCCAGACAAGCCTTCAAGTTAGTCTTCTGCGCTGCAGGACTTCAGGTAGAGCACTTTGTGACATGTAGTTAAAATGGCTGTATACAgcaccttcagaatgtattcatacccgttgacatattccacatttggttgtgttacagcctgaattcaaaaatgtagtaaattttttttttttacgttacccaataatgacaaagttaaaacatgctaatttattgaaaaaaataaatacagaattctaatttacgtaagtattcacacccctgagtcagtactttgtagaagcacatttggcagcgattacagttgtgactctttctgggtaagttttCTGGGTAACTTTATTGAGTTTATTTTTACAGCGACAGTGCACATTTAATCAACCTTTTAGTAAAAGTGTCGgttttagccagccagccagctactaTTCAAGCACAGTCCCTGGGCATGTTATTAAAAACtattacaataacaatacagaaaaacaatgagcagtgagcacatcCAAATTAacaggacaagcaacacgtagcagacagacagagaaacataggacaagcaacacgtagcagacggacagagcaacataggacaagcaacacgtagcagacggacagagcaacataggacaagcaacacgtagcagacagacagagcaacataggacacgcaacacgtagcagacagacagagcaacataggacaagcaacacgtagcagacagacagagcaacataggacaagcaacacgtagcagacagacagagcaacataggacaagcaacacgtagcagacagacagagcaacataggacaagcaacacatagcagacagacagagcaacataggacaagcaacatgtagcagacagacagagcaacataggacaagcaacacgtagcagacagacagagcaacataggacaagcaacacgtagcagacagacagagcaacataggacaagcaacacgtagcagacagacagagcaacataggacaagcaacacgtagcagacagacagagcaacataggacaagcaacacgtagcagacagacagagcaacataggacaagcaacacgtagcagacagacagagcaacataggacaagcaacacgtagcagacagacagagcaacataggacaagcaacacgtagcagacagacagagcaacataggacaagcaacacgtagcagacagatagagcaacataggacaagcaacacgtagcagacAGACTGagcaacaaaacaaaatgtataaAAGTAACAAACAGTGTTTCCACATCTCACAAGCTACAGATAACATGGAAAGCAGtaatacacagctagggattatgttcTCAAGTCTAATTGGCCTTTAGCCATGATTTAGTTTTTTGTGAAGGTGCagttgtgtgtctgatggcagtgtgttccagacatgggaagctctcataGAGAAAGCAGTTTGACTAAAGGTGCtattccttaagggaactatgcagtcacctctcatggcagaggGGTGCCAgaccatttaggatcttgaatataAGCTCAGGATCTCATGCTTTCTGaagatgtaacagtgatgatgtctatcaagcactttgagagactgtttttgcagtgttactatggtctttccctgtcAACTTCTTTAGATTCTCCCAGATCAATTTAGAATTTTCCTTAGCTTTACCAAttatgttgatttaaaaaaaaagaagttttccTTGGCCtgtgatttctttcatcaccttatttctcaacatggtaaacctatGTCTGTCGTGCTCTAATTTGGACTTCAGGGCAGTTTTTCGAGTATGATCTCATTCTTTCATCAGTTTCCAAATTTCTCCAATTTGCCAAGGAATaattcccacgagccgggttgtgaagAATTCTAAATTAGAAGAACACGACGCTGAACTGTAGATTGTCATCCCAGCAAGGACGCACTGAGATTATCAGTAGATCAGCTACATTCTGTACATAGCTGACAATCGTGGCAATGTGCTGGAGTTAAAAAGCATAATTGCACTTTAAATGTTTGCGAGAGCTACTTAGCTGGGGTCGGTGTATACCTGATCTTTTAGATAAAATAACAGCATCTGTTGGAAAAGCGGCACCTGCCGCACCGCCCTCCCTTCCGTCGGCCAGCTTTAAgatctttgcacacctggattgtacaaatattgtacattattattattttttaaattcttcaagctctgtcaagttggttgttgatcattgctagaaatccattttcaagtcttgtcgTAGGTTTTCATggcaattttattttttattttaagtcCAAATTGAAACTAGGCCGCTCAGGAACATTCAAAAAACTACAAAAaactcttggtaagcaactccagtgtacatttagctttgttttaggttattgtcctgctgaaaggtgaatttgcctcccagtgtctgttggaaagcagactgacctaggttttcctctatgattttccctgtgcttagctgtattctgtttgtttttttatgcTACAAAACTCCCtattccttgccgatgacaagcatgcacataacatgatgcaacttTAGGTTAATTTTGTGGCGTAACCAGAATGTTCTTGATCCATCCTTAGTTTAAATGGCTGTGTTAGGAGAaaactaactgttttaaagtcaccattagcctcctggtgaaatctctgagcagtttccttcctctagcagtggttcccaaacttttatttagttttcatgctagtgacacggactgtgccaggcccgccacatctgactcattcagctgtacgcatagaattcactggcttatATGTGAAGCAGtagttgtttcaaaacatctgttgtttgatgaagacattgtctgtatagttttttgtttgttttgtcctTTCCCCCCAGTATTGTCCCAACCACATCTGTGGCAGCAGGACAAATTCTCCACAAtggtatggggcttgcctgtcctagccactcggtagcccaccatataagacgcttgtagcctcttattaatggtatctgttgcctttatacatgtcttacttcTCGAAAGTCGTCTTAATTCTCACTCAAAAAACTCCCGCGGCTTATTTTttaaattggcatgttttgtttctaaatctCTGTGCACAAGAGTGGAAGTTTCATTGAGTTGTGATATTGTACTTTCGCACatctaacacactgtggctgaggaaaggcactactcccaatataagtgaaccccaaatcaatgtagttctcatcatatttgtgcctctgatggtccaacgtccctgtctgttgttcggcgttttcccgggtaagggggcagtagatCTTTgactgcatcagattcacaactgtcagtgtcaatgctagctgggctaacaacaaatgtagaattactgatacTAGCATTGGATGGGCTCGTGgatgcagaacaacttgtgtcgtcgacaggtgcaggtgtagtagagctggtagtagcagtactactggtagagctggtatgtgtctctatggacgcaGGCCTTACTTTTTTTGAACCATTCATACattttcgagcaaacggaatgagcagcagctacgttagTGGAATTCCTGCGAGAGaataacggttaatgtgattggatgttaattatttgactaggctacctgtatttgacattgtgttatttcactgaacactaggtggtttaattttatttttggcaatgaaatgaggctactcaggagaggggaggggaggggaggggaggggaggggggaggaatgAATGAATGTATAGAccagttggaaaatataaatggactgtttgtgAGGGAAAAAATGTGAATGACATTTTTATTTGGCCTAACCCCAATACCTGCTCTATGGCAAATGAGTtgggaaggacacctgtatctttgtctgagtgtattgatacaccatccaaaatgtatttattaacttcatgttcaaagggatagtcaatgtttttttttttttttgtctaccagtaggtgccctttgcgaggcattggaaaacctccctggtctttgttgttgaatctgtttgaaattcactgctcgactgagggctcttacaattatctgtatgtgtggggtatagagatgaggtagtcattcaaaaatatatgtgacttgttaagctaaTTTTTATGCCACTTTTTGACACGACATTTCAACTTTTTATTAATTtgcacacatttctaaaaacatgattCCGCTTTgatattattgggtattgtgtgtatgtgtgtgtgtgtgtctgtctagggtccagtgacacaaaatcgcAATTGAATCACTTAAATTCCGGCTGTAttaacaaaatggggaaaaagtcaaggggtgtaatactttctgaaggcactgtaaatatattTGATTGGCTAGATTGTATATATTTAAACTGCAATGCAAACATATTGACTTATTCATATCTTATGTACTTTGTATTGTTTAGTCTCCTTCTCTGTTatcctgttgtctctccaggtgtcCTACCTGACATGGGGTGTCCTACAGGAGAGGGTGATGACTCGCTCGTACGGGGCTTCCACCCCCGAGGAGGAGGGCGAACACTTCAAGGACTCCCAGTTCCTGGTGTTCATGAACCGTATCCTGGCGCTGACCGTGTCAGGCCTGTGGTGTGTCCTGTTTAAGCAGCCCCGCCACGGCGCACCCATGTACAAGTACTCATTTGCCTCGCTCTCCAACGTCCTCAGCAGCTGGTGCCAGTACGAGGCCCTCAAGTACATCAGCTTCCCCACCCAGGTGCTGGCCAAGGCCTCTAAAGTGATCCCAGTCATGCTCATGGGCAAGATTGTGTCACACAAGAGCTACGAGTACTGGGAGTACCTGACGGCGGCACTCATCTCTCTGGGTGTCAGCATGTTCTTGTTGACGAGCACGGCAGATAAGCACCCATCTACGGTCACAACGTTCAGCGGCGTGGTCATCTTGGGTGGCTACATAGTCTTCGACAGCTTCACGTCCAACTGGCAGGACAACCTGTTCAAGCACAAGATGTCATCTGTGCAGATGATGTTCGGGGTCAacctcttctcctgcctcttcACCGTGGGCTCGCTGCTGGAGCAGGGCGCCTTCTTCGACTCGCTGGCCTTCATGACGCGCCACTCGGAGTTTGCATTCCATGCTGTGCTGCTGTCGGTGTGCTCGGCGTGCGGCCAGCTCTTCATCTTCTACACCATCGCGCAGTTCGGCGCTGCCGTCTTCACCATCATCATGACCCTGCGGCAGGCCATCGCCATCCTGCTCTCCTGCTTCCTGTACGGCCACGCCGTCACCATGGTGGGGGGCTTTGGCATGGCCGtggtcttcctctccctcttcctgcgTGTCTACGCCCGCAGCCGCATGAAGGCGGG is a genomic window of Oncorhynchus nerka isolate Pitt River linkage group LG24, Oner_Uvic_2.0, whole genome shotgun sequence containing:
- the LOC115107602 gene encoding adenosine 3'-phospho 5'-phosphosulfate transporter 1 isoform X1: MPSFSWRLWLGLVLILPSSLAADEVSSLLQDWHDVWLFRFFLNVLGYTTIIIPGYFLITYLKRINYLQTGVDDLQTGRGIFYPVIKACVFGSETKTGLLDDVSLAPRNDADSGSSARQAFKLVFCAAGLQVSYLTWGVLQERVMTRSYGASTPEEEGEHFKDSQFLVFMNRILALTVSGLWCVLFKQPRHGAPMYKYSFASLSNVLSSWCQYEALKYISFPTQVLAKASKVIPVMLMGKIVSHKSYEYWEYLTAALISLGVSMFLLTSTADKHPSTVTTFSGVVILGGYIVFDSFTSNWQDNLFKHKMSSVQMMFGVNLFSCLFTVGSLLEQGAFFDSLAFMTRHSEFAFHAVLLSVCSACGQLFIFYTIAQFGAAVFTIIMTLRQAIAILLSCFLYGHAVTMVGGFGMAVVFLSLFLRVYARSRMKAGRKVPQPQVQKV
- the LOC115107602 gene encoding adenosine 3'-phospho 5'-phosphosulfate transporter 1 isoform X2 codes for the protein MPSFSWRLWLGLVLILPSSLAADEVSSLLQDWHDVWLFRFFLNVLGYTTIIIPGYFLITYLKRINYLQTGRGIFYPVIKACVFGSETKTGLLDDVSLAPRNDADSGSSARQAFKLVFCAAGLQVSYLTWGVLQERVMTRSYGASTPEEEGEHFKDSQFLVFMNRILALTVSGLWCVLFKQPRHGAPMYKYSFASLSNVLSSWCQYEALKYISFPTQVLAKASKVIPVMLMGKIVSHKSYEYWEYLTAALISLGVSMFLLTSTADKHPSTVTTFSGVVILGGYIVFDSFTSNWQDNLFKHKMSSVQMMFGVNLFSCLFTVGSLLEQGAFFDSLAFMTRHSEFAFHAVLLSVCSACGQLFIFYTIAQFGAAVFTIIMTLRQAIAILLSCFLYGHAVTMVGGFGMAVVFLSLFLRVYARSRMKAGRKVPQPQVQKV